In Mycobacterium gallinarum, a single window of DNA contains:
- a CDS encoding acyl-CoA dehydrogenase family protein → MSDDWRVRLTRLLAEFVPDRSADRIKAARAWHSRLVDEGLAAPGWPKTVGGLELALEDQLDYYRMTTAAGAPTHPCPLSFIVAPTLIAHGTQEQKDRFLRPLLRADEFWCQGFSEPEAGSDLASLSTSAIRDGDVYRVTGQKVWTTMAERADWMFTLVRTGPAGRSTDGITYLLIPMNSKGIEIRPLRDISGATHFAEVFLDDVQVDITNRVGAEGEGWSIMRTSLGHERATAFLADEFKYRKTADKVISLVVAQGLGDDSLVRQDVARLESGVRTIAANSARALAAVLRGEDPGAVASVNRLVKSEFEQHMHAFALRVSGAHGALGSRAPEAVDNGRWTYGYLMSRATTIGAGTAEIQRNTIAESVLGLPSHRGDGTRVPAVVPGAPLAVPESDEQQLRDVLAKALRRDLHEILDKERPFDATDGAMWASLLDFGLPGLAVDEALGGTGAPRRMLYAALEEVGKAVAAVPLVPTVTALEVAVAVGAKAVAERITAGASAAFVVPLDDSGWQTAGSGLPGWCDDRLSGAVSVVPGAPVAEVLLVLAADGVLIAVDRDAEGVDVVAQQPLDLSATVGAVTLSDVAGEVIADGARLRRGLDQARRYALLAGASDSIGVGARALAMTVEWACRREQFGRPIGSYQAVSHRCADMLVALENARSQVSMAAEADEVDADCAAELAAAAGFDAAVSATEAALQLHGGIGFTWEHPIHLLLRRARANAVLMGRAEALRERAARRILAAAN, encoded by the coding sequence ATGTCCGACGACTGGAGAGTTCGGCTGACACGGTTGCTCGCGGAGTTCGTGCCGGACCGCTCTGCCGACCGCATCAAGGCAGCGCGCGCCTGGCATTCCCGACTGGTCGATGAGGGTCTCGCCGCTCCCGGCTGGCCGAAAACGGTTGGCGGTCTTGAACTGGCGCTGGAAGACCAACTCGACTACTACCGGATGACCACTGCCGCCGGAGCGCCTACCCATCCGTGCCCGTTGTCCTTCATCGTCGCGCCGACCCTTATCGCGCACGGGACGCAGGAGCAGAAGGACCGGTTCCTGCGACCGCTGTTGCGCGCCGACGAGTTTTGGTGCCAAGGGTTTTCCGAGCCTGAGGCGGGCAGCGACCTCGCGTCGCTGTCGACCAGTGCGATCCGTGACGGCGATGTCTACCGGGTGACGGGCCAGAAAGTCTGGACGACGATGGCCGAGCGCGCCGACTGGATGTTCACCCTGGTGCGCACGGGCCCGGCCGGTCGCAGCACCGACGGCATCACCTATCTCCTGATACCCATGAACAGCAAGGGCATCGAGATCAGGCCACTGCGTGATATCAGCGGGGCAACGCATTTCGCCGAGGTTTTCCTCGACGACGTCCAGGTGGACATCACGAACCGCGTAGGCGCCGAAGGAGAGGGTTGGTCGATCATGCGGACATCGCTGGGGCACGAACGGGCCACCGCGTTCCTCGCCGACGAGTTCAAATACCGCAAAACCGCCGACAAAGTGATCTCACTAGTGGTGGCACAGGGACTCGGCGACGACTCGTTGGTGCGCCAGGACGTCGCGCGACTCGAAAGCGGCGTGCGGACCATCGCCGCCAACAGTGCGCGTGCGCTGGCCGCCGTGCTGCGGGGCGAGGATCCCGGCGCGGTGGCTTCGGTCAACAGACTGGTCAAGTCGGAGTTCGAGCAGCACATGCACGCGTTCGCACTGCGTGTCAGCGGTGCGCACGGCGCGCTGGGCAGCCGGGCGCCCGAGGCAGTCGACAACGGGCGGTGGACGTACGGCTATCTGATGAGCCGCGCCACCACCATCGGCGCGGGGACCGCGGAGATCCAGCGAAACACCATCGCCGAGTCTGTACTCGGTTTGCCTTCGCACCGGGGCGATGGCACCCGTGTCCCTGCCGTCGTGCCCGGCGCCCCGCTCGCGGTCCCGGAAAGCGACGAACAGCAGCTACGTGACGTGCTAGCCAAAGCACTCCGCCGCGATCTTCACGAAATACTGGATAAGGAGAGACCTTTCGACGCGACCGACGGCGCTATGTGGGCATCTCTGCTGGACTTCGGACTGCCTGGGCTCGCTGTCGACGAGGCGCTCGGCGGCACGGGCGCACCGCGACGGATGCTGTATGCCGCGCTCGAAGAGGTGGGCAAGGCCGTTGCGGCCGTGCCGCTGGTTCCGACGGTGACGGCGCTAGAGGTCGCCGTAGCGGTTGGCGCAAAGGCGGTGGCCGAACGCATCACAGCCGGTGCGTCCGCCGCGTTCGTGGTGCCGCTGGACGATTCGGGTTGGCAGACAGCGGGATCGGGTCTACCGGGGTGGTGTGATGATCGCCTCAGCGGCGCGGTGTCGGTGGTGCCGGGCGCACCGGTCGCCGAGGTGTTGCTCGTCCTCGCCGCCGACGGAGTACTGATTGCGGTCGACCGTGACGCCGAGGGCGTCGACGTCGTGGCGCAGCAGCCACTCGATCTCAGTGCCACGGTGGGTGCGGTCACGCTGTCGGATGTCGCGGGTGAGGTCATCGCAGACGGCGCCCGCTTGCGCCGCGGGCTCGATCAGGCGCGGCGGTACGCGCTGTTGGCCGGTGCGTCGGATTCGATCGGGGTCGGTGCGCGCGCATTGGCCATGACGGTCGAATGGGCCTGCAGACGGGAACAATTCGGACGGCCGATCGGCAGCTACCAAGCCGTGTCACACCGCTGCGCGGACATGCTGGTGGCGCTGGAGAATGCGCGCAGCCAGGTGTCGATGGCGGCTGAAGCCGACGAAGTCGACGCCGACTGCGCTGCCGAACTCGCGGCGGCAGCTGGGTTCGACGCCGCAGTGTCAGCCACCGAAGCGGCGTTACAGCTCCACGGGGGCATCGGATTCACCTGGGAACATCCCATCCACCTCCTACTCCGTCGCGCGCGCGCCAACGCCGTGCTGATGGGCCGGGCCGAGGCGTTGCGCGAGCGCGCCGCCCGGCGAATCTTGGCCGCCGCCAACTGA
- a CDS encoding ferredoxin, translated as MKVRLEQSRCVGHAQCYAVDPELFPIDDSGYSILEAHEVLPGDEQKTREGAAACPELAIVIEED; from the coding sequence ATGAAAGTTCGTCTGGAGCAGTCGCGGTGCGTAGGACATGCCCAGTGCTACGCCGTTGACCCCGAGCTGTTTCCGATTGATGACTCGGGTTACAGCATCCTCGAGGCGCATGAGGTGCTGCCAGGGGACGAGCAGAAGACACGCGAGGGTGCGGCGGCCTGCCCCGAATTGGCAATCGTCATCGAAGAGGACTGA
- a CDS encoding lipoprotein LpqH, which translates to MAFSFSRMVAGIAMTAALAGCSEPAPATRPQGSLSAGTAEVTIDGVKMDATHDVRCTSGGAVTTIVTGDEERGTTSAVDTGEGSVVQFAQIRDLAGFTGSYWADLNPRADVEMAGQTFVVNGTAEGFRESNPSARISQSFSIRVAC; encoded by the coding sequence GTGGCGTTCAGCTTTAGCAGAATGGTGGCCGGTATCGCGATGACGGCGGCCCTCGCCGGTTGCTCGGAACCGGCGCCTGCCACGCGACCGCAAGGCAGTCTGTCGGCGGGTACTGCCGAGGTCACCATCGACGGCGTAAAGATGGACGCCACACACGACGTGCGCTGTACCTCGGGAGGTGCGGTGACGACCATCGTCACCGGCGACGAGGAGCGGGGTACGACCTCGGCGGTCGACACCGGCGAAGGCAGTGTCGTGCAGTTCGCGCAGATCCGCGACCTTGCCGGCTTCACCGGTAGCTATTGGGCAGACCTCAATCCGCGAGCGGACGTCGAGATGGCCGGACAGACGTTTGTGGTGAATGGCACCGCGGAGGGCTTCCGTGAGAGCAATCCGAGTGCGCGTATCTCGCAGAGCTTCTCGATACGGGTGGCCTGCTGA
- a CDS encoding class I adenylate-forming enzyme family protein codes for MAADAGMTLGDIVTDNARRFPDVTAYRLDDRSITHAQLYERAVQLVSAMAAAGVRRQDRVAILSRNSIEFGEVMAACQLSGIIMATVNFRLTADEVRDVLNRVRPKIVLCADEFAPMIAELAPTLTSSPHLVCIGSFERPDMAAYETFVAAGESDLVLRARPDDIACLIFTSGTTGASKCCMLGQREHRQVAFTMNVEMRTGPDDRGLINMPMFHIGAMAIIGGMHARGGTVVLQQQFDADEAVRLIAQERITVLHLAPVMLRALLDAVADVALVTSLRTVIYAAAPMTMNILERALAMMPSVGFLNLYGQTEAIVSGLPRELHAPGGDPAVLRSVGFPFPGIRVSTVDEDGVDVPLGEPGEIVVQSDSLFRGYWDDDVATLATLRDGWCHTGDIGRFDERGLLYLVDRKKDVIISGGENVYSPEVEDALSRVAGVAACAVVGAPDERWGETVCAVVTVDPGANVTLDEIQAFTRERLAAYKVPRRLMIVDEMPVLPSGKVDKKRLRLLVSQAQAG; via the coding sequence ATGGCGGCCGACGCGGGAATGACGTTGGGTGACATCGTCACCGACAATGCCCGTCGATTTCCGGACGTGACCGCCTACCGGCTCGATGACCGCAGCATCACCCATGCGCAGCTGTATGAGCGTGCGGTCCAGTTGGTGTCAGCGATGGCGGCTGCCGGTGTGCGACGCCAGGATCGCGTCGCGATCCTGAGCCGCAACAGCATCGAGTTCGGCGAGGTAATGGCGGCCTGCCAACTCAGCGGAATCATCATGGCGACCGTCAACTTCCGGCTCACGGCCGACGAAGTGCGCGACGTACTCAACCGGGTTCGCCCGAAAATCGTCCTTTGCGCCGACGAGTTCGCGCCGATGATCGCCGAACTCGCACCCACGCTCACGTCCTCACCCCATCTGGTGTGCATCGGCAGCTTTGAGCGGCCGGACATGGCTGCGTATGAGACCTTCGTGGCTGCAGGCGAATCCGATCTGGTGCTGCGCGCACGGCCCGATGACATCGCGTGTCTGATCTTCACCAGCGGTACCACCGGTGCGTCGAAATGTTGCATGCTCGGTCAACGCGAACATCGGCAGGTGGCGTTCACGATGAACGTCGAAATGCGCACCGGCCCTGACGACCGCGGCCTGATCAACATGCCGATGTTCCACATCGGAGCCATGGCCATCATCGGCGGCATGCACGCCCGAGGCGGAACCGTGGTGTTGCAGCAGCAGTTCGACGCCGACGAGGCCGTTCGGCTGATCGCGCAGGAGCGCATCACCGTACTGCACCTGGCTCCGGTGATGTTGCGCGCGCTGCTCGATGCGGTGGCCGATGTCGCACTTGTCACGAGCCTACGCACCGTCATCTATGCGGCGGCGCCGATGACCATGAACATTCTCGAACGGGCGCTGGCGATGATGCCGTCGGTCGGGTTCTTGAATCTCTACGGGCAGACCGAGGCGATCGTCTCGGGGTTGCCGCGTGAACTGCATGCACCAGGCGGAGATCCAGCGGTCCTGCGCTCGGTCGGATTCCCGTTTCCCGGCATACGGGTCTCCACGGTCGACGAGGACGGTGTCGATGTACCGCTCGGCGAACCCGGTGAGATTGTGGTGCAGTCGGATTCGTTGTTCCGCGGGTACTGGGACGACGACGTGGCGACGTTGGCCACGCTGCGTGACGGCTGGTGTCACACCGGCGACATCGGCAGGTTCGACGAACGCGGGCTGTTGTACCTGGTCGATCGTAAGAAGGATGTGATCATCAGCGGCGGCGAGAACGTCTACTCGCCGGAGGTGGAGGACGCGCTGAGTCGGGTGGCTGGTGTCGCGGCGTGCGCGGTGGTCGGGGCGCCGGACGAGCGATGGGGTGAAACCGTGTGCGCGGTCGTCACAGTCGATCCTGGCGCCAACGTCACTCTCGATGAGATCCAGGCTTTCACACGCGAACGCCTGGCCGCCTACAAGGTTCCGCGCCGGCTGATGATCGTCGACGAAATGCCGGTGCTGCCCAGTGGCAAGGTCGACAAGAAGCGGTTACGTCTTCTCGTATCTCAGGCTCAGGCAGGCTGA
- a CDS encoding thiolase family protein, with amino-acid sequence MAGGPFDGKAVLTGAGKSQVGRRLGRTGLELTLEAVLRAIADAGLDVDDVDGIASYPGPGVPDAGFSGATVQEVRNALGLRCRWYISAMETAGQIGPLIEACMAVTLGLANHVVVYRSVWESTAAAQAGGGRASVLFGGGQLPPHLEWVAPFGALSATNWLAMPAQRYMNDFGLTREQLGWIALNARRNAALNPDAVYREPMTMDDYLGARMISEPLCLYDCDVPCDGATAVIVSRRDAAKGLPRHPLTVESVGPGMFERATWDQRCDLTTMAAHDSAATLWEHTQLTPSDVDMAQLYDGFSFLTVMWLEALGFCEHGRVGDFIEGGERIALHGALPINTSGGQLSGGRLHGMGFVHEACVQMWGDGGERQAPKTPEVVAVGVGGGPVAGSMLLSSR; translated from the coding sequence ATGGCAGGCGGACCGTTCGATGGCAAAGCGGTGCTCACCGGCGCGGGCAAATCGCAGGTCGGCCGCAGACTGGGGCGGACCGGACTCGAGTTGACCCTGGAGGCGGTGCTGCGCGCGATCGCCGACGCCGGACTCGACGTCGACGACGTCGACGGGATCGCCAGTTATCCCGGACCCGGCGTGCCCGACGCGGGGTTCTCGGGTGCGACGGTGCAGGAGGTGCGCAACGCGCTCGGTCTCCGCTGCCGCTGGTACATCTCGGCGATGGAGACCGCTGGGCAGATCGGCCCGCTCATCGAGGCCTGTATGGCGGTGACGCTCGGGCTGGCCAACCACGTCGTGGTCTACCGATCGGTGTGGGAATCCACCGCCGCCGCTCAGGCCGGAGGCGGGCGGGCCTCGGTGCTGTTCGGTGGCGGGCAGCTGCCACCGCACCTCGAGTGGGTCGCACCGTTCGGCGCGTTGTCGGCGACGAACTGGCTGGCGATGCCGGCCCAGCGGTACATGAACGACTTCGGGCTGACCCGCGAACAACTTGGCTGGATCGCGCTCAATGCACGCCGCAACGCCGCGCTCAACCCGGACGCGGTGTACCGCGAACCCATGACGATGGACGACTATCTCGGCGCCAGGATGATCTCTGAGCCACTGTGCCTGTACGACTGCGATGTGCCGTGCGACGGAGCGACGGCCGTCATCGTGTCGCGACGTGACGCAGCCAAGGGATTGCCGCGCCATCCTTTGACCGTGGAGTCCGTCGGCCCTGGCATGTTCGAACGCGCGACGTGGGACCAGCGTTGCGACCTCACGACGATGGCCGCGCACGACTCCGCTGCCACCCTGTGGGAGCACACGCAGTTGACACCCTCAGACGTCGACATGGCCCAGCTCTACGACGGGTTTTCGTTCCTGACCGTGATGTGGTTGGAAGCGCTGGGGTTCTGCGAGCACGGCAGGGTGGGGGATTTCATCGAGGGCGGCGAGCGTATCGCGCTTCACGGTGCGTTGCCGATAAACACCAGCGGTGGGCAGCTGTCTGGTGGCAGGCTGCACGGTATGGGCTTCGTTCACGAGGCGTGCGTGCAGATGTGGGGTGACGGCGGCGAACGCCAGGCGCCGAAGACGCCCGAGGTGGTGGCCGTCGGTGTCGGTGGCGGGCCGGTGGCGGGATCGATGCTGCTCAGCAGCCGGTAG
- a CDS encoding MaoC family dehydratase, with protein MKTIGSIDEAIALIGAELGVSRWVDIEQQRIDAFAEVTMDHQWIHVDVEKAKAESPYGATIAHGFLTLSLIPGVSKDNYRIENAKMGINYGLNKVRFLAAVTAGSRVRVRSQLLDAMRVDDDTVNLTVRHTVEIDGVEKPAAVAELIARFIF; from the coding sequence ATGAAGACGATCGGATCCATCGACGAGGCGATCGCGCTGATCGGCGCCGAACTCGGCGTGAGCCGGTGGGTGGACATAGAGCAGCAGCGCATCGATGCCTTCGCCGAGGTCACCATGGATCACCAGTGGATCCACGTCGACGTGGAGAAGGCCAAGGCCGAGAGCCCCTATGGCGCAACCATCGCGCACGGCTTCCTGACGCTGTCGCTCATCCCCGGTGTGAGCAAGGACAACTACCGCATCGAGAACGCCAAGATGGGGATCAACTACGGGCTGAACAAGGTGCGGTTTCTCGCCGCAGTGACCGCGGGCAGCCGTGTCCGCGTTCGTTCCCAACTCCTCGATGCGATGAGGGTCGACGACGACACGGTCAACTTGACCGTGCGGCACACGGTGGAGATCGACGGCGTCGAAAAGCCGGCTGCGGTAGCCGAACTCATTGCGCGGTTCATCTTCTGA
- a CDS encoding thiolase family protein: MTSTTSRAAIVAAARTPIGTARKGTLANMPAVELAKPVVSAVIERSGLDAADFDDLVMAEVMQGGGDSARYLAVDLGLLDIPGIAVNRQCASSLSAIAVGAGQIASGMSRAILAGGMESLSTSPILQKRKPFTAGKSAEDYAQWFPESHPPTDDAPATDMSITVAHNCNVQYGITREDQDEWALRSHQRAVKAIDAGSFVDEIVPLQVPQADGSTVTFAEDEHPRRGTSMESLAGLKVLHPEIEGFSVTAGNSSGINDAAAVVALASPDTSQEVLASLLSWTQVGLEPNRTGSGPIKAIPKALELAGRKIEDVALFEINEAFAAQAVACARELGLDEDIVNVYGSGISLGHPIAATGARMVTSAIYELRRRGGGIGVLSMCAGGGMGAAMVIEVA, translated from the coding sequence ATGACGTCTACGACGTCGCGCGCCGCGATCGTGGCCGCCGCACGCACACCCATCGGCACCGCGCGCAAAGGCACGCTGGCCAACATGCCCGCTGTCGAACTGGCCAAGCCGGTGGTCTCGGCCGTCATCGAACGGTCCGGGCTGGACGCCGCCGACTTCGACGACTTGGTAATGGCCGAGGTCATGCAGGGCGGCGGGGACAGCGCCCGCTACCTCGCCGTGGACCTCGGCCTGCTCGACATCCCGGGGATCGCCGTCAACCGGCAGTGCGCGTCGAGTCTGTCCGCGATCGCCGTCGGCGCGGGGCAGATCGCATCCGGGATGAGCCGCGCGATACTGGCAGGCGGCATGGAGTCGTTGTCCACGAGCCCGATCCTGCAGAAGCGCAAACCCTTCACCGCCGGCAAGTCCGCCGAGGATTACGCTCAGTGGTTCCCGGAGTCACACCCACCGACTGACGATGCGCCCGCAACCGACATGTCCATCACGGTCGCTCACAACTGCAATGTGCAGTACGGGATCACGCGCGAGGACCAGGACGAGTGGGCATTGCGCAGCCATCAGCGGGCGGTCAAAGCCATCGACGCCGGTTCGTTCGTCGACGAGATCGTGCCGCTGCAGGTGCCGCAGGCCGACGGGTCGACAGTCACGTTCGCCGAGGACGAGCATCCGCGACGTGGCACTTCGATGGAATCGCTTGCCGGACTGAAAGTTCTGCATCCGGAGATCGAAGGATTCAGCGTCACAGCCGGCAATTCGTCCGGCATCAACGACGCAGCGGCCGTGGTCGCACTGGCGAGCCCGGACACGTCGCAGGAAGTTCTGGCGAGCCTCCTCTCCTGGACGCAGGTCGGTCTCGAGCCCAATCGAACCGGGAGCGGACCCATTAAAGCGATTCCAAAAGCCCTGGAGCTGGCGGGACGCAAGATCGAGGACGTTGCGCTGTTCGAGATCAACGAGGCGTTCGCCGCGCAGGCTGTGGCGTGCGCCCGCGAACTCGGCCTGGACGAGGATATCGTCAACGTCTACGGGTCGGGCATCAGCCTCGGCCATCCGATCGCGGCGACGGGTGCGCGGATGGTGACATCGGCCATCTACGAATTACGCAGGCGTGGCGGGGGAATCGGCGTGCTGTCCATGTGCGCAGGCGGCGGCATGGGTGCCGCCATGGTTATCGAGGTGGCATGA
- a CDS encoding Zn-ribbon domain-containing OB-fold protein yields MTQLITENLFRVDGDRAVLLASRRKSTGARKFPAERPELYDADPAIQEDIEAVELPTEGTLYTFTTQEFPPPLPYKGNRSPDVFQPYVVGFIDLGGQVLVEALIIGASASELRIGQQMVSTTTLFETETGEQLLTFAFQPK; encoded by the coding sequence ATGACCCAACTGATCACAGAGAACTTGTTCCGAGTCGACGGCGACCGCGCCGTCCTGCTTGCCTCACGGCGGAAGTCGACAGGCGCGCGGAAATTTCCGGCCGAGCGGCCGGAACTCTACGACGCCGACCCGGCGATCCAGGAGGACATCGAGGCGGTCGAACTGCCCACCGAGGGCACGCTCTACACGTTCACCACACAGGAGTTCCCGCCCCCGCTGCCTTACAAGGGCAACCGGTCACCCGATGTCTTCCAGCCCTATGTCGTTGGCTTCATCGACCTCGGCGGACAGGTGCTCGTCGAGGCGCTGATCATCGGGGCATCCGCATCAGAGTTGCGGATCGGTCAGCAGATGGTAAGCACCACAACGCTATTCGAGACCGAGACGGGCGAGCAGCTGCTCACCTTCGCGTTTCAGCCGAAGTGA
- a CDS encoding NAD(P)-dependent oxidoreductase: MGDAEAADRFHSWSTRRTGRHRMTEPIGFVGAGQMGEPMVHRLLAAGHPVTVYARKTEVRQRLQEAGAVAVDRIADAVQNQRIVICCLFSDDQLRDVTLGGDGLLAHCASGTVVLSHTTGAVTTLRELASARTDITVLDAPISGTAEDIANGRLTVMIGGPSEAVDAAATVVDAYAATVLRTGGLGSALNLKLVNNVLFAANAQLLSAAVTVATDLGIDANSFLDALAACSADSKVAGHARAIGGISPFTELAAPFLRKDVDAALAAATEAHTDLGLLYDVVARGPLPLTSAETRR; this comes from the coding sequence CTGGGCGATGCGGAAGCTGCCGATCGCTTTCACTCCTGGTCCACGCGTCGCACTGGGCGACACCGAATGACCGAGCCGATCGGGTTCGTCGGCGCCGGCCAGATGGGTGAACCGATGGTGCACCGTCTGCTCGCAGCGGGACACCCGGTGACCGTCTACGCCCGCAAAACCGAAGTCCGTCAACGTCTTCAAGAAGCGGGTGCGGTCGCCGTCGATCGAATTGCCGATGCAGTCCAGAACCAGCGGATCGTCATCTGCTGTCTGTTCTCGGATGACCAGTTGCGTGACGTCACCCTCGGCGGTGACGGGCTGCTCGCACACTGTGCATCCGGCACCGTCGTGCTTTCGCACACCACCGGTGCGGTGACCACACTGCGCGAATTAGCTTCGGCGAGAACAGATATCACCGTGCTCGACGCACCGATCAGCGGAACCGCAGAGGACATCGCCAACGGGCGACTCACAGTGATGATCGGCGGTCCGTCCGAAGCCGTCGACGCCGCCGCCACCGTCGTCGACGCGTACGCCGCGACGGTGCTGCGTACCGGAGGTCTCGGCTCAGCGCTCAACCTCAAGCTCGTCAACAACGTGCTTTTTGCCGCCAACGCCCAGTTGCTCAGTGCTGCGGTCACCGTTGCGACGGATCTGGGCATCGACGCGAACAGCTTTCTCGACGCGTTGGCGGCGTGCAGTGCCGACAGCAAGGTCGCGGGGCATGCTCGCGCCATCGGCGGAATATCGCCGTTCACCGAACTCGCTGCGCCGTTCCTGCGCAAGGATGTCGACGCGGCGCTGGCGGCAGCAACGGAGGCACACACGGATCTTGGGCTGCTCTACGACGTGGTCGCGCGCGGTCCGCTGCCGCTCACTTCGGCTGAAACGCGAAGGTGA
- a CDS encoding cytochrome P450 yields MTDAQATVVESFDHHSPEFRECPHATMAEMRSRCPVTHSTEHGGFWALLDYQSVFDAARDDELFNSYPSVGIPASGAPFPILPIESDPPLTQKLRQVTLQVFSPGQAEKLRPRARRMAREMVNEFIERGHCDIVGELTTPLPAKLILHMLDFDQSKYLEWVHWVHSMVHDRTHDEEKSGAAVMELFGEIYKYMSERRERGDLGDDLFGRILNGHIDDVPFDDTQILMYTVLMMLGGMDTTSGLTGNVLYALTQQPKLRATLVAQPEWIEKATDEFLRLYTPTLGLARTVSREAEFHDASLRAGDRVILMWAAANRDPSIFADPDTFDLDRANSRKQMAFGVGIHRCLGSHLARMMFQEMLGEILARLPDFHLDGEPLRFEDAGEVWAMRKLPIAFTPGPRVALGDTE; encoded by the coding sequence ATGACCGATGCGCAGGCGACCGTCGTCGAGTCCTTCGATCACCATTCGCCGGAATTCCGCGAGTGTCCGCACGCCACCATGGCCGAAATGCGATCGCGGTGTCCGGTCACCCATTCCACCGAGCATGGCGGATTCTGGGCACTTCTCGACTATCAGTCGGTGTTCGACGCCGCGCGTGATGACGAGCTGTTCAATTCCTATCCTTCGGTGGGGATCCCGGCTAGCGGTGCACCGTTTCCGATCTTGCCTATCGAATCGGATCCGCCTCTGACCCAGAAACTTCGGCAAGTCACACTGCAGGTCTTCTCGCCGGGCCAAGCGGAAAAGCTGCGGCCGCGGGCTCGTCGCATGGCCCGGGAGATGGTCAACGAGTTCATCGAGCGCGGACACTGCGACATCGTCGGCGAGCTGACCACTCCGCTGCCCGCGAAGCTGATCCTGCACATGCTCGACTTCGACCAGTCGAAATACCTGGAGTGGGTGCACTGGGTGCATTCGATGGTGCACGACCGCACGCACGACGAGGAGAAGTCCGGCGCCGCGGTCATGGAGCTGTTCGGCGAAATCTACAAGTACATGTCGGAACGTCGCGAGAGAGGCGACCTGGGTGACGACCTCTTCGGCCGAATCCTCAACGGTCACATCGACGATGTGCCGTTCGACGACACCCAGATCCTGATGTACACGGTGCTGATGATGCTCGGTGGAATGGACACCACCAGCGGTCTGACCGGCAACGTGCTGTACGCCCTGACCCAGCAACCGAAGCTGCGCGCGACGCTCGTCGCGCAGCCGGAGTGGATCGAGAAGGCGACCGACGAGTTCCTGCGTCTCTACACGCCGACCCTCGGTCTGGCGCGCACGGTGTCCAGAGAGGCCGAGTTCCACGACGCATCGCTGCGAGCCGGCGATCGGGTGATCCTCATGTGGGCCGCCGCCAACCGCGACCCGTCGATATTCGCCGATCCCGACACCTTCGACCTCGACCGCGCAAACAGTCGCAAGCAGATGGCTTTCGGTGTGGGGATTCACCGTTGCCTCGGCTCGCATCTCGCGCGGATGATGTTCCAAGAGATGCTCGGCGAGATCCTCGCCCGCCTGCCGGACTTTCACCTCGACGGTGAACCGCTCCGCTTCGAGGACGCCGGCGAAGTCTGGGCGATGCGGAAGCTGCCGATCGCTTTCACTCCTGGTCCACGCGTCGCACTGGGCGACACCGAATGA
- a CDS encoding TetR/AcrR family transcriptional regulator, whose amino-acid sequence MAKSAEAQRAPAWGADLPPTEAEARARLLDAAEACFLERGPSKTKVTHVAAKAGVHRTTVYSYFANMDEILAACFVKATNLVVDAAEPYFAQRGPFIERLIMGALAGLGAARSSPTMRAMTTPEELARTHRAAERSEAWRAEIVDRLVERFVAASGEVRTDVSPQVLAQWVVRICFSLIEEPGSAEIGGDEGLLRTFLPRTIAP is encoded by the coding sequence ATGGCAAAGAGTGCGGAAGCGCAACGTGCGCCGGCGTGGGGTGCCGATCTCCCGCCGACCGAAGCGGAGGCGCGTGCCCGGCTGCTCGACGCGGCCGAGGCGTGCTTCCTCGAAAGAGGGCCCAGCAAAACGAAAGTCACGCACGTAGCGGCCAAGGCGGGTGTCCACCGGACGACGGTGTACAGCTACTTCGCCAACATGGACGAGATCCTGGCGGCATGCTTCGTGAAGGCCACGAACCTCGTCGTCGACGCGGCCGAACCGTACTTCGCACAGCGCGGCCCGTTCATCGAACGTCTGATCATGGGTGCGCTCGCGGGCCTCGGCGCCGCGCGCTCGTCACCGACAATGCGCGCGATGACCACCCCCGAGGAACTGGCCCGCACGCATCGCGCGGCCGAGCGATCCGAGGCATGGCGCGCCGAGATCGTCGACCGCCTTGTCGAGCGCTTCGTGGCCGCGTCCGGTGAGGTGCGTACCGATGTATCGCCACAGGTGTTGGCGCAGTGGGTGGTACGCATCTGCTTCAGCCTGATCGAAGAGCCCGGCAGTGCCGAAATCGGTGGCGACGAGGGTCTGCTGCGGACGTTTCTTCCGCGCACGATCGCGCCGTGA